The following DNA comes from Anaerostipes rhamnosivorans.
GTGCTTTCCACTGACCCTATTACCGGCGCGGCCGAGGAAGCTGGGCGTTTGGCGGTGCATGTTACCGCCAACGACTTGATTTCCTCTGGGGCAGAGCCGATAGGGCTGATGCTTACGGTCCTGCTCCCGCCGGAGACAAAGGAAAAGGAATTAAGGCAGCTGTCCTCAGAAGTGCAGGAAGAGTGTAGAAAGCTTGGCATCGCGGTCATCGGCGGGCATACGGAAGTTACGGATGCGGTAAGAAAGCCTTTGATTTCCGTTACCGGTGTTGGGAAAGTAAAGGAAGACCAGCTGCTGTCCACCAAAGGCGCCAGGCCCGGGCAGGATATCATTGTGACCAAATATATCGGCTTGGAAGGGACAGGGATCATAGCCAGAGAGCAGGAGGATCTGCTGAGGAAACGTTTTTCCGGAGAGTTTCTTGATGAGGCCAAGGCCTGCCTGGAATATGTCTCCGTTGTCCCGGAAGGAAAGATCGCCGGAGCTTATGCATCTGCCATGCATGACATTACAGAGGGAGGTATTTATGGGGCACTTTGGGAAGTGGCCCAGGCCTCTGGTGTAGGGCTGGAAGTGACTATCGAAGATATTCCGGTGAAGCAGCATACGGTGGAGTTATGTGAGTTTTTTGACTTGAACCCGTACCAGCTGATCTCCAGCGGTTCCATGTTGATCACAACAGATCATGGAAATGCTCTTGTGAGAGCATTGGAACAGGAAGGGATCAAAGCTTCCATCATCGGCCGCACGACAGATTCTAAGGATAAGATCATCTACCGGGATGGAAAAGCGGCAAGCCTGGAAGCTCCGAAACAAGACGAATTGTATAAGATTGGAGAGAGATCATGAATCAAGAGCTGAGAGAGTCAATTTTAAAATTATTAGAAAAGAACAGCCGTCTGGATCTGAAAGAACTGGCGGTCCTCTTGGATTCCACGGAGGCTGAGATCGCAAATGAAGTGGCGGAGATGGAAAAGGAACATATCATCTGCGGGTATCACACTCTGATCAATTGGGATCATACAAGCAGAGAGCAGCTTACAGCGATGATCGAGGTAAAGGTAACACCCCAGAGAGGGGAAGGATTTGACAAGATTGCAGAGCGCATTTACAATTTTCCAGAAGTTAAGGCATTGTATCTCATGTCTGGAGCCTATGATTTTATGGTCATGCTGGAAGGGAAGACAATGAAGGAGATTTCTATGTTTACTTCCTCCAAGCTCGCTCCTCTGGAAGCGGTGTTGAGCACAGCCACCCATTTTGTACTTAAGAAGTATAAGGACCATGGAACTGTATTAGAAGCAAAAAAGGTAGATAAAAGACAGGCGGTGACTCCATAATGAAAGATATGCTTTCAAAAAAGGCCGTTATGCTGGAGCCCTCCGGCATACGGAAGTTTTTCGATATCGTGAGCGAGATGCCGGAAGCAATTTCCCTCGGCGTGGGGGAGCCGGACTTTGATACTCCCTGGAGGATCAGGGAAGAGGGCATCTATTCCCTTGAGAAGGGCAGAACCTTCTATACATCTAATGCAGGTCTTAAGGAACTGCGGGAAGAGATCTGCAGATATTTAAAAAGAAAATACCATATGCGTTACAAAACGGAAGAAATTCTAGTGTCTGTGGGCGGAAGTGAAGGGATCGATGTGGCGTTAAGGGCCATCATCAATCCGGGGGATGAGGTTATCGTGCCCCAGCCGTCCTTTGTCTGTTATGTGCCGTGTGTTGTCATGGCGGACGGAGTGCCGGTCACTGTGGAACTGAAAGCGGAAGATAAATTCAAGCTGACAAGGGAACAGCTGGAAGCCGTTGTGACAGATAAGACAAAAGCGATCATTATGTCGTTCCCGAACAATCCTACAGGGGCCATTATGACGAAAAAGGACCTGGAGCCGATTGCGGAATTTGCAAAGGAACATGACCTGCTGGTGATTTCCGATGAGATTTATTCTGAGCTCACATACGGACATAAGCATGTGAGCATCGGTGCTCTTCCGGATATGAAGGAACGGACCATTGTGATCAACGGATTTTCAAAGGCGTTTGCTATGACCGGATGGAGGCTTGGATATGCCGCGGCTCCCGGGATCATTATGGAGCAGATGGTAAAGATCCACCAGTACGGCATTATGGCTGCGCCTACCACAAGCCAGTATGCGGCGGTGGAAGCTCTCCGTGCCTGTGACGACGAGGTGGAGGAGATGAAGAATTCTTATAACCAGAGAAGGCGGTATTTGCTGCACCGTTTCCATGAACTCGGCCTGGAATGCTTTGAGCCGGAGGGTGCGTTTTATGCCTTCCCGTCTATCAAAGAATTTGGGATGTCTTCAGAGAAGTTTGCAGAAGAGCTGTTAAAGGAACAGAAGGTAGCCATCGTGCCCGGAACTGCATTCGGTGCATGCGGGGAAGGATATCTAAGGGTGTCCTACGCATATTCCATCGATGAGCTGAAGGAAGCCTTGAGCAGGCTTGGTACATTTATTGAAAAACTAAGGAGATAATCATGCTGCATATTGTTCTGCATGAGCCGGAAATGCCGGCCAACACCGGAAATATCGGAAGGACATGCGTCGCCTGCGGTGCGGTCCTGCATCTGATTGAACCGCTGGGATTTAAGCTGAATGAAAAGATGATCAAAAGGGCAGGATTGGATTACTGGGAGCATCTGGATGTGAGGACTTATGTGAATTTCCAGGAATTCTTGGACAAGAACCAGGACCCCAGGATCTATATGGCTACTACAAAGTCCAGACAGACTTATGCAGATGTCACTTATGAAGGGGCAGACGAAGACGTCTATCTGGTGTTTGGAAAAGAGAGCGCCGGAATACCGGAAGAGATTTTGCTTGATTATAAAGAGACCGCAGTCCGGATACCGATGCTTCCAGAAATCCGTTCCCTGAATCTGTCCAATTCCGTGGCAATTGTAGCCTACGAGGTGTTAAGGCAGCAGGGATTCGACCATTTCCAGAGAGAGGGTCAGTTGCACCATTATGAGTGGTAGCGGATAAAGAGAGGTATCATGAGAGAGAGAATGAGTTTTAAGGAGATCCGTGCGTTTTCAAAGGAGAAGCTTAAAGAAAATTTAAAAGTTTTAGTTATCATTGAGTTCATTGTAGTTGTTATCTGTGTAGGGCTGCTGACTTGGCAGGAGGGAATTGATTTAATGTTTCCCTCTTCCATTCTATCGCTGGTGATGCAGATTGTCATTTATGGGCTGCTGGCTGTTTTCTTTACAGGAAATGTCGTTGCGTGTCTAGGGGTATCTAAGGGCCAGGAGCCTAAGGTAGATCAGGTCTTTTACTTGTTCAGAAATAAGACGAAACAGGTTTTATGGCTGATTGTTAGAAAAAATATTATAACATTTCTGATTATGTTTATCATAGATTTTTTTGGAGGTGTTGTGTACTATTCAGCAACAAACGAGGATTTTCCATATATGATGACAATCGCGAGTGTGCTGGCTACAGTTATTGTTGAACTGAGATATTTTCCGGCTCTGTATCTGCTGCTGGAAGGGGAAGAACAGGTATGCCGGAAGGCAATATGGCGTGGAAACGATTTGATGCGCGGGAATTATATGAGATTAATGGGTCTCTGGATTTCGTTTGTTCCATGGATGCTGCTCGGCTTGATTCCCTGCGGACTGGGAGTATTTGTTGTAGCTCCCTGGTTCCAGATCAGTCTGGCTGTATTTTATACGGATTTAAAGAGGAAGGAAATAATAAAGGATTAGAAGGAGATTATTTATATGGCAAAAGAAAAGAAGCTTGTGGAAGCCATCACAGCAATGGATGAGGACTTCGCACAGTGGTATACAGATGTTGTTAAAAAAGCAGAATTGATCGAATATTCCAGCGTAAAAGGCTGTATGATCCTGCGTCCCAACGGCTATGCCATTTGGGAAAATATTCAGAAGGTACTGGATTCCCAGTTCAAAGAAACCGGAGTGGAAAATGTGGCGATGCCGATGTTTATTCCGGAAAGCCTTTTGGAGAGAGAAAAAGATCACGTGGAGGGCTTTGCGCCGGAAGTGGCATGGGTTACTCACGGGGGAAATAAAAAGCTGGAAGAGCGCCTTTGTGTGCGTCCGACTTCAGAGACTTTATTCTGTGACTTCTATTCTAATATCATTCAGTCTTACAGAGACCTGCCGAAGTTATATAACCAGTGGGTGTCCGTAGTACGCTGGGAGAAGAGTACCAGGCCGTTTCTGCGCACTTCTGAATTTTACTGGCAGGAAGGACATACAGCCCACGCTACTGCTGACGAGGCAGAGGAGCGCACGGTCCAGATGTTAAATATGTATGCTGATTTCTGTGAGCAGTACCTGGCGATTCCGGTTGTCAAAGGACAGAAGACAGAGAAAGAAAAGTTTGCAGGAGCCAATGCCACCTATACGATCGAGGCGCTGATGCACGATGGAAAAGCACTTCAGTCCGGTACCAGCCATAACTTCGGGGACGGATTTGCCAAGGCATTTGATATCCAGTATACTGACAAGAACAATAAACTGCAGTATGTGCACCAGACTTCATGGGGAATGTCCACCCGTATCATCGGAGCCATCATCATGGTCCACGGAGATGATTCAGGACTTGTGCTTCCTCCGAAAATCGCGCCGGTGCAGACTATGATCGTGCCAATTATGCAGAAAAAAGAAGGGGTGCTTGAGAAAGCGGAAGAGATCCGGGCACGTCTTTCTAAGAACTATAAAGTTAAGGTTGATGATTCTGACAAGAGTCCGGGATGGAAGTTTAGTGAACAGGAAGTACAGGGAATTCCGACCAGGATCGAGATCGGACCAAAAGATATCGAGAAAAACCAGGCAGTCATTGTGCGCCGTGACACAAGAGAAAAGATCATTGTCTCTCTTGACGAGATCGAGACAAAACTTTCAGAGGTGCTTGGCCAGATGCAGAGCGATATGCTTGAGCGTGCTAAAAAGCATTTAGAGGCGAACACCCATGAGGCGGCAGACTGGGATGAATTCAAAGAGATCATCGACAAACAGCAGGGCTTTGTAAAAGCTATGTGGTGTGGAGAGACGGAGTGTGAGGAAGCTATCAAGGATGAGACCGGTGCTACCACACGCTGTATGCCGTTTGAACAGGAACATCTGGGTGACGTATGTGTGCACTGCGGAAAACCTGCCAAGAAGATGGTTCTTTTCGGTAAAGCATATTAAAGGAAATTTATGTTTAAAATAGTGATACCTGAAAAAGCAAAACAAATCATAAATCAGCTGGAACAGGCCGGCTACGAAGCATATGTCGTAGGCGGCCCGGTCCGGGACTGCATTTTGGGCAAGTGTCCTATGGATTGGGACATCACCACATCCGCATCTCCTTACCAAGTAAAGGAGATTTTTTCATATACCATTGACACCGGGATTGCCCACGGCACTGTCACAGTCATGATGGACAGAGAACCGTTTGAGGTGACCACTTACCGGGTGGACGGAGAATATAAGGACCACAGAAGACCGGAGGAGGTCTGTTTTACAAAATCTTTAAAAGAAGATCTTCTAAGACGGGATTTCACGATCAACGCCATGGCATATAATGATAGGGATGGGCTGATCGACTACTATGGAGGTGTGGAGGATCTGAAACGTAAGGTCATCCGCTGCGTGGGTCAGGCTTCCAAACGTTTTGATGAGGATGCCCTGAGGATCTTAAGAGCCCTGCGGTTTCAGGCACAGCTGGGATTTACCATTGAGGATCAGACAAAGCAGGCAGTCAGAGAGCAGGCCAAATACTTAAAGGACATCAGCGCAGAGCGGATCCAGGTAGAGCTTACCAAGCTTCTTTTGTCCAAACATCCGGAAACAATCCTGGATGCATATGAACTGGGAGTCACAAGCGTGGTACTGCCTGAATTTGACCGGATGATGGAGACTCCCCAGAATAACCCCCATCATCGTTACAGCGTAGGGGTTCACACGGTAGAGGCATTAAAGAATGCTGAGGCGGACCATATTCTGCGCTGGACGATGCTCCTCCACGATGTGGGAAAACCAGATGCCAGAGTGGAGGGACCGGACAAAGACCGGTTCCAAGGACATCACGTGATCGGTGAGGAGATGGCCAGAAAGATTCTAAGGCGGTTGAAGTTCGACAATCAGACAGTGAAGCAGGTGACAAAACTGGTCTACTGGCATGATATTCGGTTCGGCTCTGCAAAGGAAGTGAACAAAAGGACGGTGAGAAGGTGGGCAAGCAAGCTTTCTGTCCCGTTGTTTGAAAAGCTTTTAAAGGTCCAGCAGGCAGATATCCTGGCCCAGAGCAGTTTTATGCTGGAGGAAAAGCAGGAGATTCTTGACCGCACCGCAGTGCTGTTTGAGGAGATCAAAAAGGAAAAGGATTGTCTAAAGGTAAAGGATCTTGCCCTTGACGGAAAGGATCTGATCAGCCTTGGCATGAAACCTGGAAAAGAATTGGGTGAAATGCTCAATGAACTTTTGGAGCTTGTACTGGATGATCCCGGCAAAAACAGCAGGGAGATACTCACGCAGGCTGTGAAGGAGAAAAGAGGAAAGCAATGATTCTCATTTTGATACCAGTTTTTGTTCTTTTATACTTGTATATGATTTATCCGGGAAAGTTAAGAAAGCATCCGGTGCTGGAGACGAAATACTTTGCGCACCGGGGGCTGCACGGGTTTGACGGTATTCCGGAAAACTCCATGAAAGCTTTCCAGAACGCGGTGGATCATGGGTATGGGATCGAACTGGATGTACAGCTTACCAAAGATGACGTGATGGTGGTCCATCATGATTATGACATTAAGAGAACCTGCGGTGTCAACAAAAAAATCCGGGATCTGACCTATGAGCAGCTGAGAAGATATCCGTTGATGGAAACGAAAGAGCGTATTCCAAGATTTGTGGATGTGCTGGAAATGGTTCACGGACAGGTTCCCCTTTTGGTAGAGTTAAAAATGGAGCACTGTGACCGGAAGCTGTGCCGGCTGTCGGCGGAGGCGCTGGACCGTTATCACGGCCTTTACTGTATGGAGTCCTTCCATCCCTATGCACTGTTTTGGTTCCGGATGAACCGGCCGGAAGTGATCAGAGGACAGCTGTCAATGAATTTCAGAAAGGATCAGCACAAGGGCAATCAGCTGGCCTACTGGGCAGAACAGAAACTTTTGACCAATTTTGCCACGAAACCGGACTTTATTGCATATAAATATATTTACTGGGATGAACCATCGCTGAGGCTGTGCCGCAGGATATCCGGCATCCCTGTCTATGGATGGACCTTCCGGAACAAAAAAGAGTATGAGAAATACCGTAAAAAGTTTTATGGATATATTTTTGAAAAGTTTCTACCTTAAAGGTATGATATAATGTCACCATGATGAAAAGGAGATGTAAGACAGATATGAAGAAGAATGTCGCTGTAATTTTCGGGGGTAGATCCTCCGAACATGAAGTGTCCTGTGTTTCGGCTGCTACAGTCATCCGGAGCCTGGATGAGAATAAATATAATGTGATCTTAGTGGGGATAACAAGAGGCGGCCGATGGCTGCTTGTGGATAAACTCAAGGACATCGAGGACGGAAGCTGGAGAGAATCCAAAGTGAATGCGGTCATTTCTCCGGATACACAGGATCAGGCTCTCGTACTCCTGGCGGAGGGGACTTACCGTCTCCAGCCGGTGGATGTGATCTTTCCGGTTCTGCACGGCTTAAACGGAGAGGACGGAACGATCCAGGGATTGTTTGAGATGGCGCAGATTCCATATGTGGGCTGCGGGGTTCTTGCCTCAGCGGTTTCCATGGATAAGGTCTACACAAAGATTATAGTGGAGGATCTGGGGATCCGCCAGGCAGAGTTTGTACACATCCGGAGAAGTGATCTGGCCCGGATGGAAGAGACCCTTGACAGAGCGGAGGCAAAGCTTTCCTATCCCATGTTCGTGAAACCTTCCAGGGCAGGATCTTCTGTGGGAGTTTCCAAGGCAGAGAACAGGGAAGAACTAGCTGCTGCCCTTGTGAAGGCCGCAGAGCATGACCGGAACATTTTGGTGGAAGAGACCATTGTGGGACGGGAAGTGGAATGCGCGGTTCTTGGCGGTAAAGAGGTCAAAGCTTCCGGCGTAGGGGAGATCCTTGCGGCTGCCGATTTCTATGATTATGACGCCAAGTATAACAATGCAGAGTCCAAGACAGTCATCGATCCGCCGATGCCGGAGGAGACGAGGGAGGAGATCCGCAAGTCAGCGGCAGAGATCTTTAAGGCTGTGGACGGATACGGTCTTTCCCGTGTGGATTTCTTTATTGCGGATAACGGAGAAGTGGTATTTAATGAGATCAATACTCTCCCTGGGTTTACTTCCATCAGTATGTACCCTATGTTATGGGCAGCCCAGGGAATTGAGACACCGGCACTTGCGGATGAGCTGATCCGTCTTGCGGAAGAAAGGTTTGAGTAATAATGAGCAGCACACATGACAATGCACCCATCGGAGTGTTTGATTCAGGTGTGGGAGGTCTTACTGTGGCCAGGGAGATCATGAGGCAGCTCCCGGATGAGAGCCTGATCTACTTTGGAGACACGGCGAGAGTTCCCTATGGAACCAAATCAAAGGATACGGTCATCCGGTATTCCAGACAGATCGTAAATTTTTTATTGAGCAAAAATGTGAAAGCCATCGTGGTAGCCTGTAATACGGCCAGTGCCCTGGCTATGTCAAAACTTCAAAAGGAATATATCGTGCCCATGATCGGCATGGTGAGGCCCGGGGCCATTGCGGCTACCAGAGCCACAAAGAACCAGCACATCGGTATCATAGGAACCAACGCCACCATAAAGAGCGGCCAGTACGGCAGGTATTTAAGGGAGCTGAATCCGGAGGTGACGGTCGTGACCAAAGCCTGTCCGATGTTTGTGCCTCTGGTGGAAGAGGGGCTCATCGATGACAGGATCACGGAGGATATGGTGTCCAGGTATCTGAGGGAATTCGACCAGTATCATATCGATTCTCTGATCCTGGGATGCACACATTACCCATTGCTTCAAAACCCTATTAAGAATTTTGTAGGGGAAACGGTGACTCTGATCAACCCTGCCTATGAGACTGCAAAGTCTCTGAAGGAACTGTTAAAAGAGCGCAAAATTGCCGCAGAAAGCGGACACGCCGCAGAATATGAATACTATGTCAGTGACATGGAAGACCAGTTTCTCACCTTTGCGGACCGAGTGCTGCCGTGTCATGTAGAAAATGTACAGCCGATTGATATTGAAAAATATTAGAGGAGACAAATGAAGAAAGAAGTAATTATAAATATTTCCGGCCTTCAGCTGGATGTCAGCTCGGAGGAACCCATCGAATTGATGACTACAGGGGCTTACTATCTGAAAAATGGAAAGCATTATATCATGTATGATGAGCTGACTGATGACTCTCAGATTGTAAAGAACCGGCTTAAGATCAGTCCGAAGGTTGTGGAAGTAACAAAAAAGGGAGCCAGCAGCTCCCATATGGTTTTTGAGCGGGGAAAAGAAAACCTCACTTACTACGATACTCCGTTCGGCAGTCTTTTGCTTGGCATCAACACCAGCAAGATTGACCTTCAGGAGACAGAGGACAGCATGGCCCTGCATATTGACTATGGTCTATCCATCAACTCAGATCATATTTCAGACTGTTCCATTGACGTATCCATTGCGTCGAAAAACACGGAACACAAAGACTGCGCAAACTGTACCCAGTAAAATACCGCCGAGGACATCGGTAGGATAATGTACATACAGGTACAGCCTGCTGAATGCGATCAGCGCTGCCAGGACAAAAGCTGGGATCCCCAGCTTTTTGTCGTATAAGTACAAAAATACTGCCGCGCCGAACGAGGATGCGGAATGTCCGGACGGAAATGAATAGCGGCCGGGAGGCGGGATCAGCAGTTTGATATCCCGGTAGGTAAAAGGTCTTGCCCTGCCTATCAGAGGTTTGATGATCTGGTCCCCGATGATGTTGGCGATTAGCATAACGATCAGCATCCCCAGGCCTGCCTTTCGGTATTTTTTTGTAAACAGAAGAATGACGGCAATCAGAATCCAGACGGTCCCTGCATCGCCTAAATGGGTGATCCGGGTAAAGAAACTGTCCAGAAACGGAGTTCTCATGTGCGTTTGGATGAAGTCTAGTATTTGAAAATCCATAACTGCTCCTTACTTTTTTTCTTAAATTATATCACAAAAGATGGCTTCGTGTTATAATATCAAAATGAATTACAACAGATAGAAGGAATAAAAATGATTACACTAGTTGCAAACCACATCGGAGTGGATACCTATCTTTGGCTCCGCGAAGCCGTCGGTTTTAAAAAGCTTTCAAGGACTCAGGCAGTTAAAGCGCTGAAAAACAGTCTATATGTAGTAGCGGCCTATGCGGATGACAGAATCGTGGGCATGGGACGTATCGTAGGGGACGGAGCAGTGATCTGCTATATTCAGGATTTGATGATACATCCGGACTATCAGAGGGCCGGCGTCGGAAGTAAGCTGATCGAGAATCTGGCTGCTTTTGTGGAAAGTATCCGGGAAGACGATACGGAGATGATGCTGGATCTGATGTGTGCAAAAGGAAGAGAAGCCTTTTATGAGGCACATGGTTTTATGGCCCGGCCGAATCAGGATCTGGGGCCTGGCATGATAAGGTACTTAAATGAAAGGAGAGAATGAATAGATGGAAGAAAAAAAGTATGACCCTTATACAGGGGAAGAAATCAAGGAGCCAGTGGAGGAGGTTGGAGACCAGGCAGAGCAGGCGGCAGTCCAGAGCGAACCTGTGGCAGAGCAGACGGAGTCCGAACCATCTCCTGATACGATCGTAGTGGGGGAAAGCGGATATTATTATCAGGAAGAAAGACAGCAGGATTATGGATATCAGCAGAACCAGACAGGGGCACAGGCATATGCGGCTCAGGAGGAACCTCCGAAAAACAATCATGCGACTGTTTCACTTGTGCTTGGCGTTGTATCCATCGCATTGGCATGCTGCTGTTTTCCCGTAGCTTTTGTGCTGGGAATTGTGGCAGTTGTCTTGTTTTGTATTTCACCTAAGTTTATGGGCAAAAAGGACGGAAAGGCCGTTGCAGGCCTGATCTGCGGTATCTGCGGTATTGTTTTGTCCATAATGATCACTGTGTTTGTGGTTGTAAATATTGCAAGCGGTGACTACCAGAATTATGTGAACAATTATGACACTCACAGCAATGATGATGACGATGATGACTTCTGGGATGATACGGATGACACAAATTCCGATGATGTGAATACAAGTGACAACTGGAATGAAGATGTCTAAATGATGGATAAGATATGGACACTGATCCCGGCCTTCCCCTGCGTTTTTAAAATGGTCACGCATCTTTATTGTCCGGCCTGCGGAGGCACCAGGGCGGCTCTCGCCTTTATACAGATGGATTTTGTTACTTCACTGAAATGCAATCCTATTTTTATGTATTTGGTGTTGGTTGGAGGCTGGGTTGGTATTGGTGCCCTGATCCGAAAGGCTGGGAGGGGTACCGGAAGTTTTTTCCGTTTCCGCATGTGGATGCTGTATGTGGGTTTGGTCCTGTTTTTTGGATTTGGAATCTTGAGGGACATAGGACTGTATTTTTATCACTATGATTATTTGGGAGATTTTTATTAGAGCAGAGATAAATTCCGGAGCTGAAAGACAGTTTCCGGAATTTTTAATTAAGTGTAAGTGTTTTGTATTATATGGTTGCTGGATACTGTGACCGGATTTTAAGATTGGAATAGTGGTATAATTTTATGAGGAAGGGGTGGTACCATGCAGAAAAAAAGCCTGATCAGCCATATTTGCTGGGTGTTTGTGTTTCTAATCCTGTGTTATGGATTTAGATATATCGATGCTTTTTTGAGAAATGGGTTTTTAGTCAAAAGACAGCTAAACTATATTTCCATCGTCATGACAGCAGAGCCATTGATGTATCTGATCTTGGGTGTAA
Coding sequences within:
- a CDS encoding phosphatase PAP2 family protein gives rise to the protein MDFQILDFIQTHMRTPFLDSFFTRITHLGDAGTVWILIAVILLFTKKYRKAGLGMLIVMLIANIIGDQIIKPLIGRARPFTYRDIKLLIPPPGRYSFPSGHSASSFGAAVFLYLYDKKLGIPAFVLAALIAFSRLYLYVHYPTDVLGGILLGTVCAVFVFRVFRRNGYVNGTV
- a CDS encoding GNAT family N-acetyltransferase; amino-acid sequence: MITLVANHIGVDTYLWLREAVGFKKLSRTQAVKALKNSLYVVAAYADDRIVGMGRIVGDGAVICYIQDLMIHPDYQRAGVGSKLIENLAAFVESIREDDTEMMLDLMCAKGREAFYEAHGFMARPNQDLGPGMIRYLNERRE
- a CDS encoding DUF4190 domain-containing protein, which encodes MEEKKYDPYTGEEIKEPVEEVGDQAEQAAVQSEPVAEQTESEPSPDTIVVGESGYYYQEERQQDYGYQQNQTGAQAYAAQEEPPKNNHATVSLVLGVVSIALACCCFPVAFVLGIVAVVLFCISPKFMGKKDGKAVAGLICGICGIVLSIMITVFVVVNIASGDYQNYVNNYDTHSNDDDDDDFWDDTDDTNSDDVNTSDNWNEDV
- a CDS encoding DUF2752 domain-containing protein translates to MMDKIWTLIPAFPCVFKMVTHLYCPACGGTRAALAFIQMDFVTSLKCNPIFMYLVLVGGWVGIGALIRKAGRGTGSFFRFRMWMLYVGLVLFFGFGILRDIGLYFYHYDYLGDFY